A single genomic interval of Tsukamurella paurometabola harbors:
- a CDS encoding FUSC family protein — protein MTPKPPARSDSARSRLVRRHNALPQVIQSRTKRLWNAKLPILQCAVAAGIAWFIANDVIGHVSPFFAPIAAIISLGLSLNQRLRRSLELVGGVTVGIGVGDLLISVIGTGPWQLALVVAIAMAVAVLADRGPLVPMQAASSAVLVATLLPPGSTGGWTRMLDALIGGLVGVVIVALIPNNPARRPRKDAAKVLDTMRRVTASVAAGLTDRDISSLEWALETARATQPDLDQLSSDLAGGIEITKVAPMFWSSRQRMDKLQAIADPLDNAVRNVRVMARRALGSNQAGEKIDPALVTEIGRLADAFKILRDVVLAEPGTQPDQAEAARVLRSSARRANALHLEESESLNEVMIYGQLRSTIVDLLQVAGLSRTSAVAQMRDVPKKKDAAPKPAE, from the coding sequence GTGACCCCGAAGCCGCCGGCGCGCTCGGACTCGGCGCGTAGCCGACTGGTCCGGCGGCACAACGCGCTGCCGCAGGTGATCCAGAGCCGCACCAAGCGGCTCTGGAACGCGAAGCTGCCGATCCTCCAGTGCGCGGTCGCCGCGGGCATCGCGTGGTTCATCGCCAACGACGTGATCGGCCACGTCTCGCCGTTCTTCGCGCCGATCGCCGCGATCATCTCGCTGGGACTCTCGCTCAACCAGCGGCTGCGGCGCTCCCTGGAACTGGTCGGCGGTGTCACCGTCGGGATCGGCGTCGGCGACCTGCTGATCTCCGTGATCGGCACCGGGCCGTGGCAGCTGGCGCTCGTCGTCGCGATCGCGATGGCCGTCGCCGTGCTCGCCGACCGGGGCCCGCTCGTGCCGATGCAGGCGGCGTCGTCGGCGGTGCTGGTCGCGACGCTGCTGCCGCCCGGTTCGACGGGCGGATGGACCCGCATGCTCGACGCCCTCATCGGTGGCCTGGTCGGCGTGGTGATCGTCGCACTCATCCCGAACAACCCCGCGCGGCGTCCGCGGAAGGACGCCGCGAAGGTGCTCGACACCATGCGGCGCGTCACCGCCTCGGTCGCCGCCGGACTGACGGACCGCGACATCTCCTCGCTCGAGTGGGCTCTGGAGACGGCTCGCGCCACCCAGCCCGACCTGGATCAGCTCTCCAGCGACCTCGCCGGCGGCATCGAGATCACCAAGGTCGCGCCGATGTTCTGGAGCTCGCGGCAGCGGATGGACAAGCTGCAGGCCATCGCCGATCCGCTCGACAACGCCGTACGCAACGTGCGGGTCATGGCGCGGCGGGCTCTCGGGTCCAACCAGGCGGGGGAGAAGATCGACCCCGCGCTGGTCACCGAGATCGGCCGGCTCGCCGACGCCTTCAAGATCCTGCGCGACGTGGTGCTGGCCGAGCCGGGGACGCAACCCGACCAGGCGGAGGCGGCGCGCGTCCTGCGTTCCTCCGCGCGGCGGGCCAACGCGCTGCATCTCGAGGAGAGCGAGTCGCTCAACGAGGTGATGATCTACGGGCAGCTGCGCTCGACGATCGTCGACCTCCTGCAGGTCGCCGGGCTCTCCCGTACGTCGGCGGTCGCCCAGATGCGCGACGTGCCGAAGAAGAAGGACGCGGCGCCGAAGCCGGCCGAGTGA
- a CDS encoding DUF3151 domain-containing protein, translating to MTSFGDLLGPPPVLLDIDEEPELQLNQGRPAAEVAADAPTSSLAWAVLAEQALEAGQAVTAYAYARTGYHRGLDQLRRQGWRGFGPVPYSHENNRGFLRAVAALARAAQSIGEEDEYLRCLDLLNDCDPEAAGALGLGA from the coding sequence ATGACGTCCTTCGGAGATCTCCTCGGCCCGCCCCCGGTCCTGCTCGACATCGACGAAGAGCCGGAACTCCAGCTGAACCAGGGTCGCCCGGCGGCCGAGGTCGCAGCGGACGCGCCCACCTCCTCGCTGGCGTGGGCCGTGCTCGCGGAGCAGGCGCTCGAAGCCGGCCAGGCCGTCACCGCCTACGCGTACGCCCGCACCGGCTACCACCGCGGCCTCGACCAGCTGCGTCGCCAGGGCTGGCGCGGCTTCGGTCCCGTGCCGTACAGCCACGAGAACAACCGCGGCTTCCTGCGGGCGGTGGCCGCGCTGGCCCGCGCCGCGCAGTCGATCGGCGAGGAAGACGAGTACCTGCGCTGCCTGGACCTGTTGAACGACTGTGACCCCGAAGCCGCCGGCGCGCTCGGACTCGGCGCGTAG
- the purT gene encoding formate-dependent phosphoribosylglycinamide formyltransferase, producing the protein MTNLSETGGNPRIGTALTPGATKALMLGSGELGKEVVIAFQRLGVETIAVDRYANAPAMQVAHRSHVIDMTDAAEVRRVIEEEKPDFVVPEIEALATDALVAVDEEGLAEVIPTARAVALTMDREGIRKLASEELGLPCSPYAFASSLDEVRAASREVGFPCVIKPVMSSSGKGQSVVRSVEELDGAWEYAVEGGRVRNERVIVEGFVDFDYEITLLTVRVYDAERGKVVTRFCEPIGHRQSDGDYVESWQPQAMSQAAYDAATSVAGRITTALGDGGTGGRGVFGVELFVKGDDVYFSEVSPRPHDTGLVTLGSQRLSEFELHARAILGLPVDTSLMSPAASAVIYGTKDSSSVAFDSVSRALDVPESDLRLFGKPEGYAKRRLGVAVATADTVEVARANATEAASRVVVVDSDDPVQQGAPETTAVPIQRPQQPEDLSTRAMPVQRPVHQPPAQQIPVQQAPPSGPPQGPSGQPPQGPPAQQPPVPPAPPTAAAPVVPPQQSSSRVVPPPPQGGAPSTPPQPAPGDPVAPTSMHPVAARRPAQPRPIQPAPRPATGEHATRPKPPAAPETEEYDHNPATSINLPPQRPQD; encoded by the coding sequence ATGACGAACCTCAGCGAGACCGGCGGCAACCCCCGGATCGGCACGGCGCTCACCCCCGGTGCCACGAAGGCGTTGATGCTGGGTTCGGGCGAGCTGGGCAAGGAGGTGGTGATCGCGTTCCAGCGCCTCGGCGTGGAGACGATCGCCGTCGACCGGTACGCGAACGCGCCCGCGATGCAGGTCGCGCACCGCAGCCACGTCATCGACATGACCGACGCCGCCGAGGTCCGCCGCGTCATCGAGGAGGAGAAGCCCGACTTCGTCGTCCCCGAGATCGAGGCCCTCGCCACCGACGCCCTCGTGGCCGTCGACGAGGAGGGGCTTGCCGAGGTCATCCCGACTGCGCGGGCCGTCGCCCTCACGATGGACCGCGAGGGCATCCGCAAGCTCGCCTCGGAGGAGCTCGGGCTCCCGTGCTCGCCCTACGCCTTCGCGTCGTCGCTCGACGAGGTGCGCGCCGCCTCCCGCGAGGTCGGCTTCCCGTGCGTGATCAAGCCGGTCATGTCGAGCTCGGGCAAGGGCCAGTCGGTGGTCCGCTCGGTCGAGGAGCTCGACGGTGCGTGGGAGTACGCGGTGGAGGGCGGTCGCGTCCGCAACGAGCGGGTGATCGTCGAGGGCTTCGTCGACTTCGACTACGAGATCACGCTGCTCACGGTGCGCGTCTACGACGCCGAGCGCGGCAAGGTGGTCACCCGGTTCTGCGAGCCCATCGGGCACCGCCAATCGGACGGCGACTACGTCGAGTCCTGGCAGCCGCAGGCGATGAGCCAGGCGGCCTACGATGCGGCGACGTCCGTCGCGGGCCGTATCACCACGGCCCTCGGCGACGGTGGCACCGGCGGCCGCGGTGTCTTCGGCGTGGAGCTCTTCGTCAAGGGCGATGACGTCTACTTCTCCGAGGTCTCGCCGCGCCCGCACGACACCGGACTGGTGACGCTGGGCTCGCAGCGGCTCTCCGAGTTCGAGCTGCACGCCCGCGCGATCCTCGGCCTGCCCGTGGACACCTCGCTCATGTCGCCGGCCGCGTCGGCGGTGATCTACGGGACGAAGGACAGCAGCTCCGTCGCCTTCGACAGCGTCTCGCGCGCTCTCGACGTGCCCGAGAGCGACCTGCGCCTGTTCGGCAAGCCCGAGGGCTACGCCAAGCGGCGGCTCGGCGTCGCGGTGGCGACCGCCGACACCGTCGAGGTGGCGCGGGCCAATGCCACGGAGGCAGCGAGCCGGGTGGTCGTCGTCGACAGCGACGACCCCGTGCAGCAGGGTGCGCCGGAGACCACCGCCGTGCCCATCCAGCGGCCGCAGCAGCCCGAGGACCTCTCCACCCGCGCGATGCCGGTGCAGCGCCCCGTGCACCAGCCCCCGGCCCAGCAGATCCCCGTCCAGCAGGCGCCGCCGTCCGGCCCGCCGCAGGGCCCGTCGGGTCAGCCCCCGCAGGGGCCGCCCGCGCAGCAGCCGCCGGTGCCGCCGGCTCCGCCGACAGCGGCCGCCCCGGTGGTGCCGCCGCAGCAGTCCTCCTCGCGCGTGGTCCCGCCCCCGCCGCAGGGCGGTGCACCGTCGACCCCGCCCCAGCCTGCGCCCGGTGATCCGGTCGCGCCGACGAGCATGCATCCCGTCGCGGCGCGGCGGCCCGCGCAGCCCCGCCCGATCCAGCCCGCTCCGCGGCCTGCGACCGGCGAGCACGCGACCCGCCCGAAGCCTCCGGCCGCACCGGAGACGGAGGAGTACGACCACAACCCGGCCACCTCGATCAACCTGCCCCCGCAGCGCCCGCAGGACTAG
- a CDS encoding sugar porter family MFS transporter, with product MKALVIRSAVVAATGGLIFGFDTAVISGAEKQIQEQFHLSDAALGFTVTTALIGTIVGAIVSGRLADRFGRKKVLYAIGVLYVVSAVGCAVAPTSSVEILQVFRFLGGLGIGASSVCAPIYTAEIAPPKFRGRLVGLVQFNIVLGILVAYASNAIIRTVMGDDPHAWRWMLGVMVVPAVLFLVMLPTVPETPRWLAGHGDLAAARATSERLCSTTAEADAQMAEIEETLAAERGTEKTKFYTRGHRKVILLAIAIAFFNQMSGINAILYYAPRVMQDAGASTNAAYLMSVAVGVMNLVATMAALSVIDRLGRRRLMLIGSVGYLVSLGFMAAVMFYYESDGRSFDSTSSILVLLGLMVFIAAHAFGQGAVIWVFLSEIFPNSIRGRGQALGSLTHWVWAAITSFAFPPIIGAFGGGVAFSIFFGFMVLQLLWVIKVMPETKGIPLEEMAERLGLDADDAVEKPATKGN from the coding sequence ATGAAGGCACTCGTGATCAGGAGCGCCGTGGTCGCGGCGACCGGCGGACTCATCTTCGGTTTCGACACGGCGGTGATCTCCGGCGCCGAGAAGCAGATCCAGGAGCAGTTCCACCTGTCCGACGCCGCACTCGGCTTCACGGTGACGACCGCGCTCATCGGCACCATCGTGGGCGCGATCGTCTCCGGCCGGCTCGCGGACCGGTTCGGCCGCAAGAAGGTGCTGTACGCGATCGGCGTGCTCTACGTCGTGAGCGCCGTGGGCTGCGCCGTCGCGCCCACGTCCTCGGTCGAGATCCTGCAGGTCTTCCGCTTCCTCGGCGGCCTCGGCATCGGCGCGTCGAGCGTGTGCGCCCCGATCTACACCGCCGAGATCGCGCCGCCGAAGTTCCGCGGTCGCCTCGTCGGCCTCGTCCAGTTCAACATCGTGCTGGGCATCCTGGTGGCGTACGCCTCGAACGCGATCATCCGCACCGTCATGGGCGACGACCCGCACGCCTGGCGGTGGATGCTCGGGGTGATGGTCGTGCCGGCGGTGCTGTTCCTCGTGATGCTCCCGACGGTGCCCGAGACCCCGCGCTGGCTCGCCGGGCACGGCGACCTCGCGGCGGCGCGCGCCACGTCCGAGCGGCTGTGTTCCACGACGGCGGAGGCCGACGCGCAGATGGCCGAGATCGAGGAGACGCTCGCCGCCGAGCGGGGCACCGAGAAGACGAAGTTCTACACCCGCGGCCACCGCAAGGTGATCCTGCTGGCGATCGCCATCGCCTTCTTCAACCAGATGTCCGGCATCAACGCGATCCTCTACTACGCACCGCGGGTCATGCAGGACGCCGGCGCCAGCACCAACGCGGCGTACCTGATGTCCGTGGCGGTCGGCGTGATGAACCTCGTCGCCACCATGGCCGCGCTGTCGGTGATCGACCGGCTCGGGCGTCGGCGACTCATGCTGATCGGCTCGGTGGGCTACCTGGTCTCCCTCGGCTTCATGGCCGCCGTGATGTTCTACTACGAGAGCGACGGCCGGTCCTTCGACAGCACCTCGTCGATCCTCGTGCTGCTGGGCCTCATGGTGTTCATCGCCGCGCACGCGTTCGGGCAGGGCGCGGTGATCTGGGTGTTCCTGTCGGAGATCTTCCCCAACAGCATTCGTGGCCGGGGCCAGGCGCTCGGTAGCCTCACCCACTGGGTGTGGGCCGCCATCACGAGCTTCGCGTTCCCGCCCATCATCGGTGCCTTCGGCGGCGGCGTCGCGTTCTCCATCTTCTTCGGGTTCATGGTGCTCCAACTGCTCTGGGTGATAAAGGTGATGCCGGAGACCAAGGGCATTCCGCTCGAGGAGATGGCCGAGCGGCTGGGCCTCGACGCGGACGACGCCGTCGAGAAGCCCGCCACGAAGGGGAACTGA
- the erm gene encoding 23S ribosomal RNA methyltransferase Erm — MPTHHGGRHEHGQNFLTDGAVIGRVIDLARRTDGPIVEIGPGAGALTEPLLRLGRPLTAVEIDRRHADRLRRTTPGATIVHGDFLHHRLPAEPHAVVGNLPFHLTTAVLRKLLHAPHWTAAVLIVQWEVARRRAGVGGATMMTAQWSPWYEFGLGGRIPASAFTPRPSVDAGLLTITRRGTPLVPPGRRREYAAFVHAVFTGRGHGLPEILAGVAPRHRRAEARRWAARRGHRGTPLPRDLRAEDWVEAFERFA, encoded by the coding sequence ATGCCCACCCACCACGGGGGCCGTCACGAGCACGGCCAGAACTTCCTCACCGACGGTGCCGTCATCGGCCGCGTCATCGACCTCGCCCGCCGCACCGACGGCCCCATCGTCGAGATCGGTCCCGGCGCGGGCGCGTTGACCGAACCCCTGCTGCGGCTGGGGCGTCCGCTCACCGCCGTCGAGATCGACCGGCGTCACGCCGACCGGCTGCGCCGCACGACGCCGGGCGCGACCATCGTGCACGGCGACTTCCTGCACCACCGGCTGCCCGCCGAACCCCATGCGGTGGTGGGCAATCTGCCTTTCCACCTCACCACCGCCGTGCTCCGCAAACTACTGCACGCGCCCCACTGGACCGCCGCCGTCCTCATCGTCCAATGGGAGGTCGCCCGGCGGCGAGCCGGAGTCGGCGGCGCGACGATGATGACCGCGCAGTGGTCGCCCTGGTACGAGTTCGGCCTCGGCGGGCGGATCCCCGCCTCCGCCTTCACCCCACGGCCGTCCGTCGACGCCGGGCTGCTCACGATCACCCGCCGCGGCACCCCGCTGGTGCCGCCGGGACGGCGCCGCGAGTACGCGGCCTTCGTGCACGCCGTGTTCACCGGCCGAGGCCACGGGCTGCCCGAGATCCTCGCGGGCGTCGCGCCGCGGCACCGTCGGGCGGAGGCACGGCGGTGGGCGGCCCGGCGCGGCCACCGCGGCACGCCGCTCCCCCGCGACCTCCGCGCGGAGGACTGGGTGGAGGCCTTCGAGCGGTTCGCCTAG
- a CDS encoding PfkB family carbohydrate kinase, whose product MTDRTLCLGEALVDVVLRDGAEPSEHVGGSLFNVACGLASLGDPTSILSWWGRDVRGHRIAETAARAGVEVVPGADGAANTPLAYAHVDAEGRATYEFDLTWEVPPIESLERYGHLHTGSFAATLAPGADGVADVVRRIRDHATVSYDPNIRPALMGTPADVLPRVTEMIAQADVVKASDEDIAWLHPDEPVEDVMRRWIASGPAMVVLTRGPWGAYALLAGNRDMLHVDQLTVEVGDTVGAGDSFMAGLVSGLLDAGYLGSRYAARRLRAAQWSDVQPALHRAVITSALTVSRAGAYAPSMAEVDAVRAQDPTLR is encoded by the coding sequence ATGACCGATCGGACGCTGTGCCTGGGCGAGGCACTCGTCGACGTCGTACTGCGCGACGGTGCCGAACCGTCCGAGCACGTGGGCGGCAGCCTGTTCAACGTCGCGTGCGGACTCGCCTCGCTGGGCGACCCCACGTCGATCCTGTCGTGGTGGGGGCGGGACGTACGCGGCCACCGGATCGCCGAGACCGCCGCCCGGGCGGGCGTGGAGGTCGTTCCCGGGGCCGACGGTGCCGCCAACACGCCGCTCGCGTACGCGCACGTCGACGCCGAGGGACGCGCGACGTACGAGTTCGACCTCACGTGGGAGGTGCCGCCGATCGAATCCCTGGAACGCTACGGCCACCTGCACACCGGCAGCTTCGCGGCGACGCTCGCCCCGGGGGCGGACGGCGTCGCCGACGTGGTGCGCCGCATCCGGGACCACGCCACCGTCTCCTACGACCCCAACATCCGGCCCGCGCTGATGGGCACGCCCGCCGACGTGCTGCCGCGGGTGACGGAGATGATCGCGCAGGCCGACGTCGTGAAGGCCAGCGACGAGGACATCGCCTGGCTGCACCCCGACGAGCCCGTCGAGGACGTGATGCGCCGCTGGATCGCGTCCGGCCCGGCGATGGTGGTCCTCACCCGCGGCCCCTGGGGCGCGTACGCGCTGCTCGCCGGCAATCGCGACATGCTGCACGTGGACCAGCTGACCGTCGAGGTCGGCGACACCGTGGGCGCCGGCGACTCCTTCATGGCGGGTCTGGTGTCCGGACTGCTCGACGCCGGATACCTGGGCTCGCGGTACGCCGCCCGACGGCTGCGGGCCGCGCAGTGGAGCGACGTGCAGCCCGCGCTGCACCGCGCCGTCATCACCTCCGCTCTCACCGTGAGCCGCGCCGGCGCCTACGCCCCGTCGATGGCCGAGGTGGACGCCGTGCGCGCCCAGGACCCGACGCTGCGCTGA
- a CDS encoding adenylosuccinate synthase, whose protein sequence is MPAIVLIGAQWGDEGKGKATDLLGEKLQWVVRYQGGNNAGHTVVLPNGDKFALHLIPSGILTPGVKNVIGNGVVVDPSVLLAELDGLEARDVDTSNLLLSADAHLLMPYHVAIDKVTERFLGNKKIGTTGRGIGPCYQDKIARVGVRAQDVLDESILTQKVEAALEFKNQVLTKIYNRRALDPRQVVDETLELAESFKHRIADTRLELNLALERGETVLLEGSQGTLLDVDHGTYPYVTSSNPTSGGASVGSGIGPTRITTVLGILKAYTTRVGSGPFPTELFDEWGEYLAKHGGEVGVTTGRARRCGWFDAVIARYATRVNGITDYFLTKLDVLSSIENVPICVAYEIDGVRYDEMPPNQTDFHHAKPIFETMPGWWEDISGCRTFEDLPKNAQDYVLRLEELSGAHISCIGVGPGRDETIVRRAIV, encoded by the coding sequence ATGCCTGCGATCGTGCTGATCGGCGCCCAGTGGGGCGATGAAGGTAAGGGGAAGGCCACCGATCTGCTGGGGGAGAAGCTCCAGTGGGTGGTCCGCTACCAGGGCGGCAACAACGCCGGCCACACGGTGGTCCTGCCGAACGGCGACAAGTTCGCGCTGCACCTCATCCCGTCGGGCATCCTGACCCCGGGTGTCAAGAACGTCATCGGCAACGGCGTGGTGGTGGACCCGTCGGTCCTGCTCGCCGAGCTCGACGGCCTCGAGGCGCGCGACGTCGACACGTCGAACCTGCTGCTCTCGGCCGACGCGCACCTGCTCATGCCGTACCACGTGGCGATCGACAAGGTCACCGAGCGCTTCCTCGGCAACAAGAAGATCGGCACCACCGGCCGCGGCATCGGCCCCTGCTACCAGGACAAGATCGCCCGCGTCGGCGTCCGCGCGCAGGACGTGCTGGACGAGTCGATCCTCACCCAGAAGGTCGAGGCGGCACTGGAGTTCAAGAACCAGGTGCTCACCAAGATCTACAACCGGCGGGCGCTCGATCCGCGCCAGGTGGTCGACGAGACGCTGGAGCTCGCGGAGAGCTTCAAGCACCGCATCGCCGACACCCGCCTGGAGCTGAACCTCGCGCTGGAGCGCGGCGAGACGGTGCTGCTGGAGGGCTCGCAGGGCACGCTGCTCGACGTCGACCACGGCACGTACCCGTACGTCACCTCGTCGAACCCCACGTCGGGCGGCGCGTCGGTGGGGTCGGGCATCGGCCCCACCCGCATCACGACGGTGCTGGGCATCCTCAAGGCGTACACCACCCGCGTCGGCTCGGGCCCGTTCCCGACGGAGCTCTTCGACGAGTGGGGCGAGTACCTCGCCAAGCACGGCGGCGAGGTGGGCGTCACCACCGGGCGCGCGCGCCGCTGCGGCTGGTTCGACGCCGTGATCGCCCGCTACGCGACCCGCGTCAACGGCATCACCGACTACTTCCTCACTAAGCTCGACGTGCTCAGCTCCATCGAGAACGTGCCGATCTGCGTGGCCTACGAGATCGACGGCGTGCGGTACGACGAGATGCCGCCCAACCAGACCGATTTCCATCACGCGAAGCCGATCTTCGAGACGATGCCCGGCTGGTGGGAGGACATCTCCGGCTGCCGCACCTTCGAGGACCTGCCGAAGAACGCGCAGGACTACGTGCTGCGGCTCGAGGAGCTGTCGGGCGCGCACATCTCCTGCATCGGCGTGGGCCCGGGCCGCGACGAGACCATCGTCCGCCGCGCCATCGTCTGA